The genome window GCTGGTAATTAAAAAATTCAAAAAAATTATGAAGTTCGGGAAAATACTGTGGAAGAAAAAAATTATCGTGGCGACAGGTTGTGTGGCCCTTGGACTCGCGGCCCTTGTTATAAATATGAACTTTGCGGCGGACAGCGTCTGGGCAGACTCACCCGTGGGAACGGCTAAAGGTATTTTTGCCGCGCAGGGAAAAAGCAGGGTGGCCTACTGCCGCGATAGGAGCGCAGTCTCGGCCCCCGTCAGTGCAGCCGATTGGTGGGCCAATCAATATAATGATCAGAATAAGATCAATGCCCTGGTCACGGCGGCGGTAAAATCAGTGGGGAATTCTTCAAGCGAAGCCACGGCCTGGGACAACCTGTTTAAAGATTTTAACTCCACGCACGGCCGCGGTTCCATTGGTTATAGTCCCGGGGAAAAGATCGCAGTGAAAATAAATATGAACAATACCGGGCCGGGGATGGGGGGTAACGGAGGCCGTGAAGATACCAACCAGATCGATGCTTCTCCGCAAATGATAATTGCCCTTACCACATCCCTCAAAACCGCGGGGGTTCCCGAAAACATGATCACCTTCTCTGACCCCAGCCGCTTTATCCCCTACCATATGCAGCAGATTGTGCGCGGTGCAGGTCTGTCAGGCGTTATACTGGAAGGTCAGGACAACTTTGGTGATTCCGATCTCCGCGCCTCAACATACACGGCGGAGGGAACCTTAGTCTATTCCAATGGAACCAGAACCGGTAATCCGTCGAAAATCGCCCGCAGTTTCGCCGATGCGACCTACGTCATCGATATGGCGATTCTGAAAGGCCACAGCTACAACATGACGTTATGCGGTAAAAATTTCTTTGGCGCCACCGGCATAAGCTCCAATCCGATGAACAACTTTGACAACTTTCACAACAGTATGGACACTTCCCCCTATGTCTATGTCGATTATTTTGCAAATCGGAATCTTGGCGGGAAAACGCTGCTCTGGATCATCGATACCCTTTACGGAAGCAAAGAGGCATACGACACGGACAGGAATGCGGATGGCACATACCACGGCGTGGATGACAAATGGCCCATGTTCGGAAACGAGTGGCCCGGAATGGTGCTCATGTCCCAGGATCCCGTCGCCATTGATTCCGTAGCCATCGACTTCTTTGCGGCGAATTTTGCGGATTTGAACCCAATCGGCAATGGCTGGGACAGATATCTGCTCGAGGCTGCCAATCCCGCAAGCTACAACTACGTGGGTCCGGATGGAACGGGAAAGCTGACCGCCAGCCTGGGTATCTATGAACACTGGAATAATTCCACCGACAAACAATATTCAGGGAACCTGGGCGGTACAGGCATCGAATTGGAAGATGCCGCTTCCACAACGCCTGCCGTTTTAAAAGGAGATGTCAATGGGAATAATGCTGTTGACATTATCGATGCCCTTATTACAGCCCAGTACTACGCAGGTCTGGATCCGTCTGTTTTCAACCAGGCTGCCGCTGATGTGAATTGTTATGGAAGCATTGATATTGTTGACGCCCTTCGGATAGCACAGTATTATGTGGGATTGATTTCCAGCTTCGATTGTTGACGAGAGGAGTTCGCACTATGGTATTATCATCAAGTGAAGATGATAAACCATAAATTATTCCCATAGCAAGATAAGAATTACAGAAGCAAAACGGTTATTGAGGACCACTGACCGGCATATTCGTGAAATACCTTGCTGCCTGTACACCGGCATACCCAATGGGTACGGGGAAGTGGACCTGTAACCGGAAATCAGAAAACTCCGACAAATCGTAAAATACCCATTATTTCTGCAAAATTGCAAAGATTTTTTCCTTAATGTGGTACAAAATAAAATAAATAAAGGTATAATTCTACTAAAGTGGAAGCGTTTACGAAAAAAACGGTATTCACCGAAGTAACACTATGCAGTTGAAAACAAAATACAAGGAGATAAAAATGTGAAAAAAAAACTGTATCTGTTTTTTGTTTGCATACTCTGCCTAATATGCGGGCTTTCTGCACATGCACAATCACAAGGAGATGTTAATGGAAGCGGCGTTATAGATATTGTGGACGCATTATTAATTGCACAAGAATATGTAGGGCTCAATCCCTCCAATTTCATAAGCAGTGTTGCGGATGTCAATTGTTCCGGCGGGATCGATATTATTGATGCGCTTCTTGTGGCACAATACTATGTTGCCCTCATTTCCGAGTTTCCATGCCCGGCAACCCCTGCCCCAACCGTGATACCCGGTAGTGATGTTCTCCTGATCGGCAGGTTTGAAACGAGTGATCCGGCAGGCCCTAAATTCGGCTGGAGTGCAACGACCATAAAAGCGAATTTTCAGGGAACCGAAGCGGGTGTCTTGCTTGCTTCCACCGGTGATAACTGGATTAATGTCATTATTGACGGCACAGTCCGTTCGCCGGTCAATGTTCCTTCCGGCACAAGCGGGTCGACACCGATCCTCCTTGCATCCGGGCTTTCATCAGGTTCCCATACTCTTGAAATCGTACGCAGGACGGAAGCATGGGTCGGGGATATGCAGTTTTTGGGCTTCAGCTTTGGGTCCGGAACGGCCCTTACACCCCCGTCAGCATCTTCCCGCCGCATAGAGTTCATCGGCGATTCGATTACCTGCGGATACGGGAACGAGGGTACAGACCGGTACCAGTCTTTTACAACACGAAACGAAAATGCGTACCTTGCCTATGGTTCGGTTACAGCCCGGGTATTGGGAGCAGACCAGATAACAGTCGCATGGTCCGGTAAAGGTGTCATCCGGAATTACGGCGGGGAAACGGATGAGGTCATGCCTGAATTATATCCGCGCATTCTCCCCTACGACACAACAAATCTCTGGGACCCGGGTCAATGGATCCCCCATGTAGCGGTCATCAATCTTTGCACCAATGACTACAGCGCGGGAATTCCTGACAGAAATCAGTTTACAACGGCATATAGAAATTTCGTGCAACAGATCAGGGGGCGGTATCCCTCGGCACATATATATTGCGCTCTCGGTCCCATGCTTTCCGGCGATAATTGTGCAAGCGCGAGGGATTATATCGGCTCGGTTGTCAATTCGCTTTCATCATCGGGTGACGCGAGAATACATTTTATCGAGTTTCCCGCCCAGGACGGCTCGCTTGGTTATGGTGAAGATTGGCATCCCACGGTCGCGACCCATGAACGTATGGCCGACCAACTCGCAGCACAGATCAGATCGGATCTCGGGTGGTAATTAATAACAAGTACATTAATGTACCGGAAGTCGGCAAAACAGCCGGTTTCTGGAGAACTAATTCTATAAAAAATGAGAAATGAAAGGTTTAGTAAAAATAAAATGTTTTTCAGAAGCAAACGTGATTTTATTTCTGTCTCTGTTTTCACTTTTTTTATAGCACTGATATTCAATACCGGGCTTTTACCTTCGGCAGGGGCCTCACCAGTCAGGGTAATGCCCCTCGGGGATTCCATTACCGCGGGCCAGGGGTGCTGGCGGGCATATTTATGGGACATGCTTCAAAAAAACGGCTACACTGATATCGATTTCGTAGGAACCGTGGATTCGGGAGGATGTTCTTTAGCGTTTGACAGCGATTGCGAGGGACATGGCGGGATAGCTGCCACCGGAATGGCGGACAATGACCAGTTACCCCCCTGGCTTTCCGCCACCAACCCCGATATCGTCCTGATGCACCTGGGTACGAACGACATGTGGGGCGGTTATATCCCGCTTGCGGACAAACTGGCCGCTTTCACAAAGCTGGTCGATCAGATGCGGGCGAATAACCCCGACATGAAGATCATTGTGGCCCAGATCATCCCGATGAGTGAATCCGCATGCTCCACCTGCCCTGCCGATGTGGCGGCACTCAACAACGCGATTCCCGGCTTGGCAAGCGAAAAATCCACGAATCAGTCGCCTGTTATTGTCGTCGACCAATGGACCGGATTCAATGCAGAGACCGACACGAGGGACGGAGTACATCCCAACGACTCAGGCGAACAGAAAATGGCGGCACAATGGTACCCGGCCCTGGCCGCCCAGTTATCCGGGACAGCAACAACTTCCATAGCCGCAACGTCGTCTCCGGATGAAACACCCGGAGACGTGAACGGAAGCGGTTCGATTGACATCGTTGATGCTCTTTTGGTCGCTCAATACTATGTCGGTTTTAATCCGTCCATTTTTAACCGGGACAATGCAGATACAAACTGCGACGGCAGTATCAATATAGTCGATGCTTTAATAATAGCCCGATTTTACGTGGGTCTCGTTACAGCTTTTTGTCAGTGAAACGTGTATAATTACCGGGAAATACGGTTTTATATTTGAAAACAAAATAAAAAGGAGCAAATAAAATGAAAAAGATGCTTTTCGTTCTGTTCATTCTTTTCCTCTGTGTACAGGCATTTTCACAATCCTACCCCGGATTCAGGGTGCAGGGCAGGTTCCTGTATGACAACCAGGGAGAAAGAGTTATCCTTGTCGGCGTTAACAAGATGATTATCTGGACGGATGTTGACGGTATTCCTTCCTATGAAGAAATTGCAAAGACGGGGGCAAACTGTGTCCGCATTGTCTGGGGAACGGACGGGACGGCAGACCGGCTTGATACTGCAATATACAACTGCCGGGTCAACAACATGATCCCTATCCCCGAGCTCCATGATGCCACGGGGGAATGGTCGGGTCTGCAGGAATGCGTTGATTACTGGTGCCGCTCCGATGTCGTCGAGGTGCTTCAAAGACACCAGGAATACCTCATCGTCAATATAGCGAATGAGTGCGGCCAGACCGTTTCCGATGCCGATTACCGGACAGGATATTCGAGCGCCGTCAGCCGGATGAGGAACGCGGGGATTCATGTGCCGATCATGATTGACGCACCGGAGTACGGCCAGGGCATCGACAGTCTTCAGGCAAATGGCCCTTATTTGATCTCACAGGATCCGGACCAGAACCTCCTTTTTTCCATTCACATGTGGTGGCCATACTGCTGGGGAAATACGGACCAGAAAGTGATTGATGAAATTGCCGAATCCGTTTCCATGGGACTGCCCCTTGTCGTCGGGGAATTCGGAAATAAATGGGACGAATCAGGTGATTGCGATATTCCCTATCTCCTGATTATCGATCAGTGTACTGCCAACCAGATAGGCTGGATCCCCTGGTCCTGGGGACCGGGCAACGACCCCCAGACATGGCTTGATATGACAACGGATTCGACCTATAACGGACTTTTTGGCTGGGGCCGCGAAGTCGCGATAACGCATTCAAACAGTATCCGGAATACCGCGGTACGGCCCGCTTCGATAACGAGCGCCACACCGGTACCAAGCCCTTCCCCCGTACCCACACCCGAAGGCAACATTGCAATGGGCAGGCCCGTGTCAGTCTCTTCTGTGGAGAGTCCGGAGTTTGCGGGAGAGTATGCTGTTGACGGAAGCGTATCGACCCGCTGGGCATCGGCACCCCAAAGCGACCCGCAGTGGATCTATGTCGATATTGGCTCGACAACAGAGATATCACGGGTAATCCTTTACTGGGAGGCGGCGTATGCAAGCCAGTATAAAATCCAGGTGTCAAATGACGCGAACACCTGGACCGATCTCCTCACCGATTATAATGGTAACGGCGGGACTGACGACCTTGCCGTTTCAGGAACCGGCAGGTATGTCCGGATGTACGGGATGGCACACTATAACTGGGAGTGGGGATATTCACTATGGGAGTTTGCCGTCTACGGCACATCAGGCGGAACCACGCCCACGCCCGCGCCCGGAACACTTGGAGATGTTAATGGAGACGGTGTTATTAATATAGTTGATGCCCTTCTTGTTGCACAGGAATACGTGAACCTCGATCCGGTCAACTTTAATCCGGATGCTGCAGATGTCGATTGTTCGGGAAGCATCACCATTGTGGATGCGCTTTTAATCGCTCAATACTATGTGGGACTCATTTCATCATTCCCCTGTTAAAGCGTTTTCAATGATGATTTTCACGATTATATTCAGTACGGGGGCGGCAGTAAGCCGCCGCCGTTATAATAATGAAACTTTAATTTTCAACCGGGCGATATTTCTTCACATAAAAAGAAACTTTTTTCAGGTAAACGGAATATCCGGGTAATTCTATAGAATTGTATCCCCGTTTAAAATATTGTTCCTTGATAGGAGAATTTCTCTGGTATATAATAAGCCGGTAATTTGATGGAAAAAAATTATATGTTATAGTGATTACCTGTTTTAAGGTGACTTGACAAGGAGTTATTAATGAAAAAAAGGACATATACGTTTTTAAATAAAGTGCGGCTGCCGGGTGTTATTCTGTTGTTGTTCGTATCTGTCAATGTATTTCCCCAGCAGCTTGCATTCCCGGGAGCCGAAGGTTTCGGCAGGTTTTCTGCGGGCGGACGCGGGGGCAGTGTTTATCATGTAACAAATCTGAACGATTCGGGATCCGGATCCTTTCGGGATGCTGTAAGCCGGTCCGGCAGGACAGTGGTGTTTGATGTAGGCGGAGTAATTAATATCGGGGACCGCATCGTCATTTACAGAAATATTACGGTTGCCGGACAGACTGCCCCCGGGGGAGGGATTACGATTTACGGCAATGGTATAGCGCTTAATGACGACTCGGGGAACAGCATAATCCGGTATATCAGGATCCGGATGGGTAAAAACGGAGATTCCGAAAAAGACGCCGTCGGTATTTCCGCCAATACGGATTACATGTTTGACCACGTTTCAATAACCTGGGGACGCGATGGTACCTTTGATATAAACGGGTCCGGCATTGATAATGTGACCATTCAGAACTGTATTATCGGACAGGGAATCAATAATACGAACCATTCAACCGGCGGACTCATGCAGTCCGGTAAAATTTCCGTGTTAAGGACCTTATGGATCGACAACAAAACGCGAAACCCAAAGGGCAGGGGTCCGCAGGAGTATATTAACAATGTCATTTACAACTGGGCGGAGCACGGGTATATTTTGGGAGATACCGAAGGCCTTTCGGAAGCAAATATCATGGGGAATTATTTTATTAATGGTCCAAGTACGGCCGGTAACTGTTTTAACAGCGCAACACCGTCTTTCCATGTATATGCCCGTGACAACTATTGGGACAAAAACAGAAACGGGACCCTTGACGGCTCTCCGGTTACAGATGGGGAGTATGGCCCGGTCACCTTTGAGTCATCACCCTTTTCATATTACGGAGCAGGCAGCCTGATGACGCCGGCTGAGGCATACAACAAGATTGTCAATGATGTCGGGGCGTCTCTGATCCGCGACGATGTCGACAACTTGCTGATAAGCCAGCTTACGTCTTTGGGAACGTCAGGCTCGATAATTAATACGGAAGATGATAACGGAATCCCCGGTAATGTTGGAACCGTTGCCGGCGGTTCAGCCCCGGCGGATGCAGACCGTGATGGTATGCCTGATTCCTGGGAGCGGAATAACGGAATGGATCCCGGCTCGGCCGACAATAACGGTGACAATGACGGCGACGGGTATACGAATCTTGAAGAATACCTTAATGAACTTGCCGGTGACCAGCCCCCGCAGAACCGGGACACACCTCAGCCGACTGTCACGCCGACGGTTACGCCGTATACGGGACTCACGGGTGATGTCAACTCGAACGGGGCTGTCGATATTGTCGATGCCCTTCTTGTTGCACAGGAGTACGTGGGATTGGAACCCGCCAATTTCAATACCGCGGCAGGGGATGTAAATGGTTCCGGTTCTATTGATATTGTCGACGCGCTATTGATTGCGCAATACTACGTGGGATTGATACCGGGGTTTTGATGATGCGGTTCCCTGATTCCTTCAGGGGCCGCCAGCGAACATCGCCTTTATTTATTGTACGTGAATCCACAATGACGATTTTCACGGGAACAGTATCGATTATTTATGAGAAATAAAATCAGGCATCTGCGTATTTTTCTTTTATTTCTTTTATTTCAGATAATGCATGCATAAAACAATCAACCAATTGGGGATCAAAATGTTTTCCCTTTTCTTCTTTTATATAACTGACAGCCTCATCGATAGTCCATGTATTTTTATACGGACGGGGGCTGGTGAGAGCGTCGAACACATCCGCTATTGCCACGATTCTTGCGAACTCAGGTATTTCTTTACCTTTTTTATTCGTCGGGTAGCCTTCGCCATTCCATTTTTCATGGTGATAGAGCGCAGTGAGCTTGGCAGCCTGTAATAAAGGAGACGGGTGGTCGCCGATGATCTTTGCGCCTATTACCGTATGCGTTTTCATTATTTCCCATTCATCATTATCCAGCTTTCCGGGTTTGAGTAAAATTGAATCCGGAATGCCGATTTTCCCGACATCATGCATCGGCGCGGCATTCATTATTAATTCAACTTTATCCTCATCAAGACCCAAAGCAATGGCTAAAACCCTGCAGATTTTACTCATCCGTATAACATGCGTGCCTGTTTCCTTGTCTTTGTATTCCGATGCGCGTCCAAGGTTTCTGATTATTTCAAGCCTTGTTTCATGAAGCTCTTTTGTCCGTTCTTTTACTTTTTGTTCCAGTATCTGATTCTGGTTTTTGAGTCTTTCTCTGGATGTTTTTAATTCAATATGCGTTTTTACCCTTGCCTTGACAACAGCGGGATTGACGGGTTTGGTTAAAAAATCAACAGCACCGTATTCAAATCCTTTTGTTTCGTCTTCCGTTTCAGTCTTTGATGTAATAAATATGATCGGAATATCCCTTGTTTCTTTATTTTCCTTTAGTTTTGCACATACATCATAACCATCCATCTCCGGCATGACAATATCCAGCAGAATCAAATCCGGATTGACTTTTGAACCGATAATATCAAGGGCCTTTTTACCGCTCAGTGAAAAATTTATTATATAGTCCGATTTTAAAATATTGGTGAGTATCGCAATATTAGCGGAATCATCATCGACAATCAATATCCTGTGTTTATTCCCGCTGTTATTCATTGCATTACTCCATTTTTTTCAATAATTTTTTTATTGCGGCAAGTGCGGCATCATAGTCGTATTTATTTACATCATTCTTTATTTTCAATATTTCATTTTTATATCCCGCCGCCGCCGACAAATCTTCCAATGATTCAATGTATGTTTCCGCCGCCGTATCATACTCTTCCAGAAATGATTGAAGTTTCTTCAAATCCATAACAAGGTCTTTTATTGTTTTTGTTTATTCTTTGTGTTATTCTTTTTTACATGAATGCTTATTGTTTGAATCGATCCGATAATACGCATCATCTCTTTTGAAGTTTCTTTTAATAAAGTCCGTACTTTAATAAAATCAATCGTATCGTTATTCATTATTGTATTAATTTTAGCAATTATGGCGTGAAGCTGATCGGCGCACAAATTAGCGGAAACGCCCTTAAATGTATGAATCACCAGTTTCGCATCATCCGTCTTGTTGTTATCAAGAAGACCGTTTACTTGTTCCGGGAAATCTTTATAATCTTCAGAAAACTTTATCAGCAGCTTTTCCAATAACGCCCTGTTCCCGGTTACCCGGTTCAATGCTTTTTCCACATCAATTCCATAAATCTCCGGGAATATCCTTTTTTTCCGGTCTTCTACGCTATCGGATTTCTTTTTTTCATTTATCGGGACCCATTTGGACAGGATCCGGAACAATTTTCCCTCTTCGATGGGTTTTGATATATAATCATTCATCCCCGACTGCAGTACTTTATATTTCACATCTGCCATTATATCAGCCGTGAGGGCGATAATGGGAATCTTTTCAAACAGGGGTTTTTTTCTTATCTCAGCCGTGACTTCATATCCGTCCATTTCCGGCATCTGTATATCCATTAAAATAAGATCAATTGTATTCTCTGCCTGGGTATTGAGAATAGTAATTGCCTCCCTGCCCTTTTGTACGGGAATAACAAAAAAACCGAAACTTTCAAGCATCTCTTTTGCCACCTGCATATTTATTTCATTATCCTCAACAAGCAGGATTGTAATATTTCTTGAGGTAAATTGATCTTTTGTAGTTATAAGTATGGATTCGTTATCATCTTTCCTTTTTTTTCTCACTGAAAAAAGACACAATATAACATCAATTATATCGTTTTTAATAAACGGTTTGAGGAGGGCCTCGTCAAATATTGTATCCTCTATATTTTTTATTGTCACATAGGTGTCCTGCTTAATCAAAGCAATTATTTTCGGTCCGGGGTTGCTTTTATCCACTTGCATTGGGATTTGATAGTTGAAACACAGATCTCTTAAGAGCATATAGTCCGCAATAAAAATATCAAAATCATTCAAGAAGTTTTCTTTTTCAGAATACAGTTGAAACGCCTGCTCCGGTGAATGACATATTGTCAGGTCGGAAGCTATGCTTTCCAGATAAGCGGAAAGAACTTCACACATCTTTTTATTTTTATATAATATCAGGATATTCAGCTTATGTATTAAGGAATCAGGAATGAACAATTTGTTCTCTATCTTTTTGTGCAGTCTGTATTCAATACTAAAATAAAATATACTGCCTTTTCCAAACTCGCTTTCCACGCCGATAGTACCATTCATTTGTTTTATTAGCGCCTTGCAAATTGCAAGCCCCAGGCCGGTACCGCCGAATTTCCTTGTGGTTGATGAATCCGCCTGGGAGAATTTTCTGAATAATTTCCTGCTCTGTTCTTCTGTAAGGCCGATTCCCGTATCACTTAATTTGAATTCCAACACAACTGCTTTCCTGGTTTTCTTTATCGCACTAATAGATAAAACCACTTCTCCTTTTTTTGTAAACTTCAGGGCATTGGAGGTTAAGTTGAGGAGTATCTGCTCGAGACGCAAAGGGTCCCCTACAAGAGACACCGGCACGGAATTACTGATATCAAAAATAAAATCAACATTATTATCAAATAAATTCACTCCGACATAATTTGTTATCTTGTCTATTACCTGATAAATATTAAACGGGATAGATTCAATGGTTAATTCTCCTGCTTCGATTTTTGAAAAATCCAGGATATCATTGATAATACTAAGCAAATTCTGGGAAGAACTTTGTATTTTACGGATATAATCCTTCTGTTTTTCGTTTAATTCGGTTTTATTAAGCAGCTGGTTCAGTCCCATAATCGCGTTTAGCGGGGTGCGGATTTCATGACTCATGTTTGCCATAAACTCGTTTTTTGCCTGATCATAACTTTTTAATTTTATATTCGCACGTTCCAGTTGAATCTTCTGTAATTCAAGTTCTCTTTCCGCTAACTTTTGCTTAATGATAATGTGTACCCCATTAAGAACGGAACTGATGATAAATTGGAATTTTGCATAATGGTTTGTATCTATATCAGTGGTCTGGATTATAAAATATCCGAAATGAGTTTGTTCAAAATAAAGGGGTTTAACCAGCAGGCAGAATTGATTTTCATAAGGTAAAAATTTCTTAGGGATAAGAAGCTTCGGTGAGAAAAACAATTCCCCGACTATACTCATCATCTCATTATTTTTATATGCCATTAAAAGCCTTGCTTTTTCAGGCAGCAATCCCTTGTTATATAAATCAACATCGAATAATTCTTCATATAATATAATATAGAAGCTCTTGATCCCCGTATGGGGAAGTTCAACAGATAATGTCTCTGTCAGTGCATCCAGACTGAATACCCTGTAACAATTTTGGGATAATTTCTGGAATATCAAGTCCTCTTTTCTTTTTTTCATAAATAAAGAACCCTGCTGCCACATGGAATGATTGGCGACGGTAATTCTGATATCATGAAGGAACCGCTCGACATCCGGATGCAGATGTTCGGTTCCGGAAACGGCAAAAAGGGAGGACGACAAAAGAGAAATAATGTGCTGCCATAACGTGCCGTCAATGTGATGTTCTATGGTATGCAGGAGGATATTTTCCAATGAAGCAAGGAACCTGTTCATGGAATGTTCTCCGGGATCAGGCCGGTTCAGGAACGCTTTCATTTCATCAATCCAGAAATGTAAATAATCCTTCTTTATCACAAAAGGAGTCAATAATTCCGTTATTGTATCAATCAGGATTTCTTTGATTCGTTTTTTACCGATTTTTTTGCCGGCTATCTCCGAAATGACGTTCTCCCTGCAATCTCCGGGGGTATTTCTTTTATTGAAACATCCGCAGGATTCACGTCTGATAAGATACGTCGGGAGTATTATATCTTCTGTCCGGTTTTTATTCTCAAGAATGTTTCTCAAGTGAAGAATGCCATTGACACCTGTTTCATATATCGGGTGCTTCACCGTTGTCAGCGGAATATCGAAATAATGAAGATCTTCGGCATCATCGAAACCTGTAACTGCAATATCCTGTGGAACTTTTATACCGTTCGACTGTAAATAACGGATCGCTCCGTACGCCATATCGTCATTAGCGGCGGCGACCGCATCCGGGTGCAGCCCGCGGTCTTCCAACAGGATTTTCATGGCATTGAATCCCGAGTATGAACTGAAGTTGCAATATATAATATTATTTTCATCGACCGTTTTGTTGAAAGAGGTGAGGACTTCTCTATATGCCTGTAACCGTTCAATGGCTTCTTCATGTTGCTCAGGTCCTGAAATATATGCGATTTTTTCATACCGATGATCCCGGATGAGATGAGTAATCAGCTTCTTCATACCGGTTTTGTTTTCAATTCGTATACTGGGAATATTCACGGCCTTTATCCCCGTGACAACCATAGGGATTCCATTGAATCCGGATAAAAAATCCATTATCTTTTCATGTGAAAGCATCGTAAACACCGGGCCGAATATGATCAAGCCATCCAGTAAATCCCTGTTTACATACTCATAGATGATATTATATGAATAAT of Spirochaetales bacterium contains these proteins:
- a CDS encoding discoidin domain-containing protein, which encodes MKKMLFVLFILFLCVQAFSQSYPGFRVQGRFLYDNQGERVILVGVNKMIIWTDVDGIPSYEEIAKTGANCVRIVWGTDGTADRLDTAIYNCRVNNMIPIPELHDATGEWSGLQECVDYWCRSDVVEVLQRHQEYLIVNIANECGQTVSDADYRTGYSSAVSRMRNAGIHVPIMIDAPEYGQGIDSLQANGPYLISQDPDQNLLFSIHMWWPYCWGNTDQKVIDEIAESVSMGLPLVVGEFGNKWDESGDCDIPYLLIIDQCTANQIGWIPWSWGPGNDPQTWLDMTTDSTYNGLFGWGREVAITHSNSIRNTAVRPASITSATPVPSPSPVPTPEGNIAMGRPVSVSSVESPEFAGEYAVDGSVSTRWASAPQSDPQWIYVDIGSTTEISRVILYWEAAYASQYKIQVSNDANTWTDLLTDYNGNGGTDDLAVSGTGRYVRMYGMAHYNWEWGYSLWEFAVYGTSGGTTPTPAPGTLGDVNGDGVINIVDALLVAQEYVNLDPVNFNPDAADVDCSGSITIVDALLIAQYYVGLISSFPC
- a CDS encoding two-component system response regulator; the encoded protein is MNNSGNKHRILIVDDDSANIAILTNILKSDYIINFSLSGKKALDIIGSKVNPDLILLDIVMPEMDGYDVCAKLKENKETRDIPIIFITSKTETEDETKGFEYGAVDFLTKPVNPAVVKARVKTHIELKTSRERLKNQNQILEQKVKERTKELHETRLEIIRNLGRASEYKDKETGTHVIRMSKICRVLAIALGLDEDKVELIMNAAPMHDVGKIGIPDSILLKPGKLDNDEWEIMKTHTVIGAKIIGDHPSPLLQAAKLTALYHHEKWNGEGYPTNKKGKEIPEFARIVAIADVFDALTSPRPYKNTWTIDEAVSYIKEEKGKHFDPQLVDCFMHALSEIKEIKEKYADA
- a CDS encoding response regulator — encoded protein: MSYTFGVLINWLHGYFGKLFFAGIKRAAEENNINLIVFQGSEIGYTNPSTPYTFGNNDYSYNIIYEYVNRDLLDGLIIFGPVFTMLSHEKIMDFLSGFNGIPMVVTGIKAVNIPSIRIENKTGMKKLITHLIRDHRYEKIAYISGPEQHEEAIERLQAYREVLTSFNKTVDENNIIYCNFSSYSGFNAMKILLEDRGLHPDAVAAANDDMAYGAIRYLQSNGIKVPQDIAVTGFDDAEDLHYFDIPLTTVKHPIYETGVNGILHLRNILENKNRTEDIILPTYLIRRESCGCFNKRNTPGDCRENVISEIAGKKIGKKRIKEILIDTITELLTPFVIKKDYLHFWIDEMKAFLNRPDPGEHSMNRFLASLENILLHTIEHHIDGTLWQHIISLLSSSLFAVSGTEHLHPDVERFLHDIRITVANHSMWQQGSLFMKKRKEDLIFQKLSQNCYRVFSLDALTETLSVELPHTGIKSFYIILYEELFDVDLYNKGLLPEKARLLMAYKNNEMMSIVGELFFSPKLLIPKKFLPYENQFCLLVKPLYFEQTHFGYFIIQTTDIDTNHYAKFQFIISSVLNGVHIIIKQKLAERELELQKIQLERANIKLKSYDQAKNEFMANMSHEIRTPLNAIMGLNQLLNKTELNEKQKDYIRKIQSSSQNLLSIINDILDFSKIEAGELTIESIPFNIYQVIDKITNYVGVNLFDNNVDFIFDISNSVPVSLVGDPLRLEQILLNLTSNALKFTKKGEVVLSISAIKKTRKAVVLEFKLSDTGIGLTEEQSRKLFRKFSQADSSTTRKFGGTGLGLAICKALIKQMNGTIGVESEFGKGSIFYFSIEYRLHKKIENKLFIPDSLIHKLNILILYKNKKMCEVLSAYLESIASDLTICHSPEQAFQLYSEKENFLNDFDIFIADYMLLRDLCFNYQIPMQVDKSNPGPKIIALIKQDTYVTIKNIEDTIFDEALLKPFIKNDIIDVILCLFSVRKKRKDDNESILITTKDQFTSRNITILLVEDNEINMQVAKEMLESFGFFVIPVQKGREAITILNTQAENTIDLILMDIQMPEMDGYEVTAEIRKKPLFEKIPIIALTADIMADVKYKVLQSGMNDYISKPIEEGKLFRILSKWVPINEKKKSDSVEDRKKRIFPEIYGIDVEKALNRVTGNRALLEKLLIKFSEDYKDFPEQVNGLLDNNKTDDAKLVIHTFKGVSANLCADQLHAIIAKINTIMNNDTIDFIKVRTLLKETSKEMMRIIGSIQTISIHVKKNNTKNKQKQ
- a CDS encoding DUF362 domain-containing protein, with protein sequence MADLIKKRFFLTCGKTGKIKGIKKMQGLWKLLIPVTGFLALIWYLLRVIPKPQRSMYPCMRVAAPLAGSFLGYVLSITGLVLVIKKFKKIMKFGKILWKKKIIVATGCVALGLAALVINMNFAADSVWADSPVGTAKGIFAAQGKSRVAYCRDRSAVSAPVSAADWWANQYNDQNKINALVTAAVKSVGNSSSEATAWDNLFKDFNSTHGRGSIGYSPGEKIAVKINMNNTGPGMGGNGGREDTNQIDASPQMIIALTTSLKTAGVPENMITFSDPSRFIPYHMQQIVRGAGLSGVILEGQDNFGDSDLRASTYTAEGTLVYSNGTRTGNPSKIARSFADATYVIDMAILKGHSYNMTLCGKNFFGATGISSNPMNNFDNFHNSMDTSPYVYVDYFANRNLGGKTLLWIIDTLYGSKEAYDTDRNADGTYHGVDDKWPMFGNEWPGMVLMSQDPVAIDSVAIDFFAANFADLNPIGNGWDRYLLEAANPASYNYVGPDGTGKLTASLGIYEHWNNSTDKQYSGNLGGTGIELEDAASTTPAVLKGDVNGNNAVDIIDALITAQYYAGLDPSVFNQAAADVNCYGSIDIVDALRIAQYYVGLISSFDC